The proteins below are encoded in one region of Actinomycetota bacterium:
- a CDS encoding antibiotic biosynthesis monooxygenase encodes MMKTCTSCGMPMLAEEDFSGSDPSNDLCVNCGQGASTRGRLVSFAILESKLGKADELLEVMRENLRQTRGLDGVTDAFISQSPENPNVFFTYSRWRDRAAYDAVQAVAAAGKNPAITEDIADFLVGEPLFGLYDVMD; translated from the coding sequence ATGATGAAAACCTGCACGAGTTGTGGCATGCCCATGCTGGCAGAGGAAGATTTTTCCGGAAGCGACCCGTCAAACGATCTTTGTGTCAACTGCGGCCAGGGCGCCTCGACCCGCGGACGGCTGGTCAGCTTCGCGATCCTCGAGTCAAAACTGGGCAAGGCTGATGAGCTGCTTGAAGTGATGCGGGAGAACCTGCGCCAGACCCGCGGCCTCGATGGTGTCACCGACGCCTTCATCTCCCAGTCCCCGGAGAATCCCAACGTATTCTTCACCTATTCACGCTGGCGTGATCGCGCCGCTTATGATGCAGTACAGGCAGTCGCTGCCGCCGGCAAGAATCCGGCGATCACTGAAGATATCGCGGATTTCCTGGTTGGTGAGCCGCTCTTCGGGCTTTACGATGTGATGGACTGA